In one Sulfitobacter sp. LCG007 genomic region, the following are encoded:
- a CDS encoding cytochrome c biogenesis CcdA family protein, translating to MFDVSLAGAALAGLLSFLSPCILPIVPFYLSYMAGVGMNRITAEGTVTRAVRLRAILSATAFAAGVITVFIMLGATASAAGQLLREWFDVLRWVAAAIIFLMGLHFLGVLKIAILYRQFQAEIGKASNLSLVGAYVIGLAFAFGWTPCVGPVLAAILFTAAGTETAARGAALLFVYGLGMTLPFIAAAAFIGPFMRWAQRIRRYLPAIEKGIGVLLIVFALLIGTGSINYIAEWMLSIAPDIGVLR from the coding sequence ATGTTCGACGTATCCCTCGCCGGGGCTGCGCTGGCGGGTCTTCTCTCCTTCCTGTCGCCCTGCATCCTCCCGATCGTGCCCTTCTACCTCAGCTACATGGCGGGTGTCGGCATGAACCGGATAACCGCCGAGGGGACCGTGACGCGTGCCGTCCGACTGAGGGCGATCCTGTCCGCGACCGCCTTCGCTGCGGGCGTCATCACCGTCTTCATAATGCTCGGCGCCACCGCCAGCGCGGCAGGCCAGCTCTTGCGCGAATGGTTCGATGTGCTGCGATGGGTCGCCGCGGCGATCATCTTCCTGATGGGCTTGCATTTTCTCGGCGTGCTGAAGATCGCCATCCTCTACCGCCAGTTCCAGGCCGAGATCGGCAAGGCCTCGAATCTGAGCCTGGTGGGCGCCTACGTCATCGGGCTTGCCTTCGCCTTCGGCTGGACACCCTGTGTCGGACCGGTGCTCGCCGCGATCCTCTTCACCGCCGCGGGCACCGAGACCGCGGCCCGCGGAGCGGCGTTGCTGTTCGTCTACGGCCTGGGGATGACGCTGCCCTTCATCGCGGCGGCGGCCTTCATCGGCCCCTTCATGCGCTGGGCGCAGCGCATCAGGCGCTACCTTCCGGCGATCGAGAAGGGAATCGGTGTCCTCCTGATCGTCTTCGCCTTGCTGATCGGCACCGGAAGCATCAATTATATCGCGGAATGGATGCTGTCGATCGCGCCGGATATCGGCGTGCTGAGATGA
- the soxB gene encoding thiosulfohydrolase SoxB, which translates to MIARRDFLQAAMATSALYGAGGFGSWSRLAAQQALGQDDLLGFGTMGNVTLIHVTDIHAQLKPVWFREPEINLGVGAAAGQPPHLTGEEFLRFYNIAEGSPAQYALTSLDFAALAQAYGKMGGLDRIATVVKAIRADRPDALLLDGGDTWQGSLTALRSNGQDMVNAMNALGVDAMTSHWEFTLGIDRVTEIVENELQFPFLGANIFDAEWDEPAYEPYRMFERGGVQVAVIGQAFPYMPIANPGWMFPNLSFGVRQERMAQVVAEVRDAGAEVVVLLSHNGFDVDRKLAADIEGIDIILTGHTHDALPEPLLVGKTHLIASGSHGKFVSRLDLDVQGGALKAVKHKLIPIFSDVIAPDPEMAALIESERAPYQSELSEVLGQTDSLLYRRGNFNGTWDDLICDALLNVREADIALSPGFRWGASLVPGAQITREDVFNATAMSYPEAYRTEMSGEMLHIILEDVADNLFNPDPYYQQGGDMVRVGGMGYRIDISKPQGDRITEMTLLKTGELIDPSRNYTVAGWASVNEGTEGPPIWDVVETHIRNVGTVNLTPNQSVKVVGI; encoded by the coding sequence ATGATAGCGCGGCGTGATTTCCTGCAGGCGGCCATGGCAACCTCTGCCCTTTACGGCGCCGGCGGGTTCGGGTCGTGGTCGCGTCTGGCCGCGCAACAGGCGCTCGGCCAGGACGATCTTCTCGGATTCGGGACCATGGGAAATGTCACGCTGATCCACGTGACGGACATCCACGCCCAGCTCAAGCCGGTGTGGTTCCGCGAACCCGAGATCAATCTGGGGGTGGGTGCCGCCGCGGGTCAGCCGCCGCATCTGACCGGAGAGGAATTCCTCAGGTTCTACAACATCGCCGAAGGCTCGCCGGCGCAATATGCGCTGACCAGCCTCGACTTCGCGGCGCTGGCACAGGCCTATGGCAAGATGGGCGGCCTCGACCGCATCGCGACAGTGGTCAAGGCGATCCGCGCAGACCGTCCCGACGCGCTGCTGCTCGATGGCGGCGACACGTGGCAGGGATCGCTGACCGCGCTCCGCTCGAACGGACAGGACATGGTGAACGCCATGAACGCGCTCGGCGTCGACGCGATGACGAGCCACTGGGAGTTCACCCTCGGCATAGACCGGGTGACCGAGATCGTCGAGAACGAATTGCAGTTCCCCTTCCTCGGCGCAAACATCTTCGACGCCGAATGGGACGAACCCGCTTACGAGCCCTACAGAATGTTCGAGCGCGGCGGCGTTCAGGTCGCGGTGATCGGTCAGGCCTTTCCCTACATGCCCATCGCCAATCCGGGCTGGATGTTCCCGAACCTCAGCTTCGGGGTCCGGCAGGAGCGGATGGCGCAGGTCGTCGCCGAAGTTCGCGACGCGGGGGCCGAGGTCGTGGTGCTGCTCAGCCACAATGGCTTTGACGTGGACCGCAAGCTTGCCGCCGACATCGAGGGCATCGACATCATTCTGACCGGGCATACCCATGACGCGCTGCCCGAACCCTTGCTGGTGGGCAAGACACACCTGATCGCAAGCGGCAGCCACGGCAAGTTCGTCTCGCGCCTCGATCTCGACGTGCAGGGGGGCGCGCTGAAGGCGGTGAAACACAAGCTGATCCCGATCTTTTCGGACGTGATCGCGCCGGATCCCGAGATGGCCGCCCTGATCGAGTCCGAGCGCGCGCCCTATCAGTCGGAGCTGTCGGAGGTGTTGGGTCAGACCGACAGCCTTCTCTACCGGCGGGGCAACTTCAACGGCACCTGGGACGATCTGATCTGCGACGCGCTGCTGAACGTGCGGGAGGCCGATATCGCCCTGTCGCCGGGCTTCCGCTGGGGTGCCTCGCTGGTACCCGGCGCGCAGATCACGCGCGAGGACGTCTTCAACGCCACCGCGATGAGCTATCCCGAGGCCTACCGCACCGAGATGAGCGGCGAGATGCTTCATATCATCCTCGAGGATGTGGCCGACAATCTCTTCAATCCCGATCCGTATTATCAGCAGGGCGGCGACATGGTCCGCGTCGGCGGGATGGGATACCGGATCGACATCTCGAAACCCCAGGGCGACCGGATCACCGAGATGACGCTTCTGAAGACGGGCGAGCTGATCGATCCTTCGAGGAATTATACCGTCGCTGGCTGGGCCAGCGTCAACGAGGGCACCGAGGGGCCGCCGATCTGGGACGTGGTCGAAACGCATATCCGCAATGTCGGGACGGTAAATCTGACGCCCAACCAGTCGGTGAAGGTTGTCGGAATATGA
- a CDS encoding helix-turn-helix transcriptional regulator — MKPVSVFASCLRGIEAMEIGIHQVASAVDARHGLLSRRSEDASRAVMVAMASVVPSRRATLSRPFCDEMSDIDPWRLRVGSCLFASQLDQPEQQSPVLERWYAASGCRDLCVITLEVNQRQVDRLELHFDQIAGRKIIDLCEDLAEALPMFYQSRTPQVIEDTIQRNRAPGRHAATRKLGPVLSEANPYKLTRTEYRICHVISRGICYKMLPEKLGISPHTVRTHLRNIYAKLDVGDFHELSYRLVSIEERMASTGGLSMVS, encoded by the coding sequence ATGAAACCCGTATCCGTATTCGCCTCGTGCCTGCGCGGGATCGAGGCGATGGAAATCGGGATCCACCAGGTCGCGTCCGCGGTCGATGCCCGTCACGGGCTGCTCAGCCGCAGGTCCGAGGACGCTTCGCGCGCGGTCATGGTCGCAATGGCCTCTGTCGTGCCAAGCCGAAGGGCGACCCTGTCACGACCCTTCTGCGACGAAATGTCGGACATCGATCCGTGGCGGTTGCGGGTCGGATCCTGCCTCTTCGCATCCCAGCTCGACCAACCCGAGCAGCAGTCGCCGGTGCTCGAGAGATGGTACGCGGCCAGCGGATGCCGCGATCTGTGCGTGATCACCCTCGAGGTCAATCAGCGGCAGGTCGACCGGCTCGAGTTGCATTTCGACCAGATCGCGGGGCGGAAGATCATCGACCTCTGTGAAGATCTCGCCGAGGCGCTGCCGATGTTCTACCAGAGCCGTACGCCACAGGTGATCGAAGACACAATCCAGCGCAATCGCGCGCCGGGCAGGCATGCCGCGACCCGCAAGCTGGGGCCGGTGCTGTCGGAAGCCAATCCCTACAAGCTTACCAGGACCGAGTACCGGATCTGCCACGTCATCAGCCGCGGGATCTGTTACAAGATGCTGCCCGAGAAGCTCGGCATAAGTCCGCATACCGTGCGCACGCATCTGCGCAACATCTATGCCAAGCTCGATGTGGGCGACTTCCACGAATTGTCCTACCGGCTTGTCTCGATCGAGGAACGCATGGCAAGCACGGGTGGTCTTTCCATGGTGTCCTGA
- a CDS encoding YeeE/YedE family protein: protein MIAHLLEPWLAPLFGAFGGVILGLAARLGRFCTLGAVEDHLYGNSDHRLRMCGLAIGVATLTSFGLAGAGYADLASSVYLAPGWNPAAHVVGGGLFGVGMALAGNCGFGALARLGGGDLRAFVIVLVMGISAYVVMSGPLAFLRLRIFPPDLIQTAGPAGYAHAAAAALGVPVHLAGILSGIAVVIVSIARRSFRAERGMVLWAIAVGLAVTYGWVASTRLAGETFGAVEIQSYTFSAPLGESILFAMRSTGTAMTFAVGGVVGVWTGALVGSLIKGHFRWEACEDPRELRRLIFGAMLMGSGAVIAGGCTIGQGISAFSVLSYGAPLTLAGIYVGASLGLRTLIAGFNAA, encoded by the coding sequence ATGATCGCACACCTGCTCGAGCCATGGCTCGCGCCGCTCTTCGGCGCATTCGGCGGTGTAATACTGGGGCTCGCCGCGCGTCTCGGCCGCTTCTGCACCCTCGGCGCGGTGGAGGATCATCTCTATGGCAACAGCGATCACCGCCTCAGGATGTGCGGGTTGGCAATCGGCGTCGCTACACTGACAAGCTTCGGGCTTGCCGGAGCGGGCTACGCAGACCTCGCGTCGAGCGTCTACCTCGCGCCCGGCTGGAATCCTGCGGCGCATGTCGTGGGCGGCGGCCTCTTCGGCGTGGGAATGGCGCTTGCCGGGAACTGCGGCTTCGGTGCGCTTGCCCGGCTTGGCGGCGGCGACCTGCGGGCTTTCGTGATCGTGCTTGTAATGGGCATCAGCGCCTATGTGGTGATGTCCGGCCCCCTCGCCTTCCTGCGCCTGCGGATCTTCCCGCCCGACCTGATCCAGACGGCAGGCCCCGCCGGATATGCGCATGCGGCGGCAGCGGCGCTTGGCGTCCCCGTTCATCTCGCTGGCATTCTGTCGGGGATAGCGGTCGTGATCGTCAGCATCGCCCGGCGCAGCTTCAGGGCCGAGCGCGGGATGGTCCTTTGGGCTATCGCCGTGGGGCTTGCCGTCACCTACGGCTGGGTGGCCAGCACGCGCCTCGCCGGGGAAACGTTCGGCGCGGTCGAGATCCAGTCATACACCTTCTCGGCCCCGCTCGGCGAAAGCATCCTTTTCGCCATGAGATCAACCGGCACCGCGATGACCTTCGCGGTAGGGGGCGTCGTGGGTGTCTGGACCGGCGCGCTGGTCGGCTCGCTGATCAAGGGACATTTCCGATGGGAGGCCTGCGAAGACCCCCGCGAACTCCGGCGACTGATTTTCGGCGCCATGCTGATGGGCAGCGGTGCGGTGATCGCCGGCGGCTGCACCATCGGTCAGGGCATCTCGGCATTCTCGGTGCTGTCCTATGGCGCCCCGCTTACGCTCGCGGGCATCTATGTCGGGGCGAGTCTCGGACTCCGGACGCTGATCGCCGGCTTCAACGCGGCCTGA
- a CDS encoding CpaF family protein, protein MFSDRTLQMPQAIAPTAQIIELGFEPRRVAAQVPAVMAVSERLALKSWLHDYLLDRLNHAILDKIEPAELLREVSDLVRQALRSEARDLTARDFGPLVEELRQELLGLGPLEPLLSDSSIRDILVNGHDKVYVDRGAALERVTCRFRDERHLLRVIEKVVARAGRRIDENQPCVEATLPGGARVNAVIRPCAIDGPTLAIRRYWSPLRTMDDLVSNGTLSASAAQFLAAMVRARRNIVVSGATRSGKTTLLNALCDLVDPAERIVSIEDAAELNLRHDNLLRFETRPARADGTGAVLRRDLLRHALRMRPDRVILGRTDGSEALRLLHAMNSGSNGVMTTVDAEGARDAINRLERMVQEGGTLLPQPAARAAVADALPIVVHLERIADGSRRVTAICEVTGVKDETLDVQRLFVFRRNGRDASGTVSGMLEATGVRPNAAGPGLAVVTPQTDDLS, encoded by the coding sequence ATGTTCAGCGACCGTACCCTTCAGATGCCTCAGGCGATTGCGCCGACAGCCCAGATCATCGAGCTTGGCTTCGAACCCCGGCGCGTTGCCGCCCAGGTGCCCGCTGTCATGGCGGTATCGGAGAGGCTCGCGCTCAAATCCTGGCTGCATGACTATCTGCTGGACCGCCTGAACCACGCGATCCTCGACAAGATCGAGCCTGCGGAGCTTCTCAGGGAAGTCTCGGACCTCGTGCGGCAGGCGCTGCGGAGCGAGGCGCGCGACCTGACCGCCCGCGATTTCGGCCCGCTGGTCGAGGAACTCCGGCAAGAGCTGCTTGGCCTCGGACCGCTCGAGCCGCTGCTTTCGGACAGCTCGATCAGGGATATTCTCGTCAACGGGCATGACAAGGTCTACGTGGATCGCGGCGCAGCGCTTGAACGGGTGACCTGCCGGTTTCGCGACGAACGTCACCTGCTTCGCGTGATCGAGAAGGTCGTCGCCCGCGCGGGGCGGCGCATAGACGAGAACCAGCCCTGCGTCGAGGCCACCCTGCCCGGTGGCGCACGGGTGAATGCCGTCATCCGCCCCTGCGCCATAGACGGCCCCACACTTGCGATCCGCCGGTACTGGTCGCCGCTGCGGACGATGGACGATCTTGTCTCGAATGGGACACTCAGCGCGTCCGCGGCCCAGTTTCTTGCCGCGATGGTGCGCGCCCGGCGCAATATCGTCGTCTCCGGCGCCACTCGTTCCGGCAAGACGACACTGCTGAACGCGTTGTGCGATCTCGTCGACCCCGCTGAACGCATCGTGTCGATCGAGGACGCAGCAGAGCTGAATCTGCGTCATGACAACCTGCTGCGGTTCGAGACGCGACCCGCACGCGCAGACGGCACGGGCGCTGTGCTGCGGCGCGACCTTCTCAGACATGCGCTGCGCATGCGCCCTGACAGGGTGATCCTGGGCAGGACCGACGGATCGGAGGCGCTGCGGCTGTTGCATGCCATGAACTCCGGCAGCAACGGAGTGATGACGACGGTCGACGCCGAGGGCGCGCGCGATGCCATCAACCGCCTCGAGCGGATGGTGCAGGAAGGCGGGACGCTTTTGCCGCAACCGGCGGCGCGGGCGGCGGTGGCGGATGCCCTGCCGATCGTCGTCCATCTCGAGCGGATCGCGGACGGATCGCGCCGTGTCACCGCAATCTGCGAGGTGACAGGCGTCAAGGACGAGACGCTCGACGTGCAGCGCCTCTTCGTGTTCCGCAGGAACGGTCGGGATGCATCGGGCACCGTCTCCGGCATGCTCGAGGCGACAGGCGTGCGACCCAATGCTGCGGGCCCCGGCCTCGCGGTGGTGACGCCGCAGACCGACGACCTCAGTTGA
- the soxY gene encoding thiosulfate oxidation carrier protein SoxY, whose translation MELTRRQTLALGMAAGLTLALPLRAFAEVEQVGSIEEFTGGAAPSEGGVTLTAPEIAENGNTVPISVDAPGAVEIRVFAKGNPQPGVASFRFGPLAGSQTASTRIRLSGTQDVVAVAKMADGSFAQATKTVKVTIGGCGG comes from the coding sequence ATGGAACTGACAAGACGCCAAACCCTGGCGCTTGGAATGGCCGCCGGACTGACGCTGGCGTTGCCTCTGCGGGCCTTCGCCGAGGTCGAGCAGGTCGGCAGCATCGAGGAGTTCACGGGCGGAGCGGCACCTTCCGAAGGCGGCGTCACGCTGACCGCGCCCGAAATCGCGGAAAACGGCAACACCGTGCCGATTTCGGTCGATGCGCCCGGCGCCGTCGAGATCCGCGTCTTCGCGAAGGGAAATCCCCAGCCCGGCGTCGCATCCTTCCGCTTCGGCCCGCTCGCGGGCAGCCAGACTGCCTCGACGCGGATCAGGCTTTCCGGCACCCAGGACGTTGTCGCGGTCGCCAAGATGGCCGACGGAAGTTTCGCGCAGGCCACGAAGACCGTGAAGGTCACCATCGGCGGCTGCGGCGGCTGA
- a CDS encoding thioredoxin family protein, translated as MRLAAIALTALLALPFAGHAAELGDDGLHKADWMQDTFKDLPEDLAEATADGKRLLVMVEQRGCIYCSKMHAEVYPVPEIDAMLRDDYFVVQINMFGDIEVTDFDGEVMTEKQLVRKWGLLFTPTLVFFPEEVAQPAPGSELAVAQIPGAFGASTTRDLLTWVLEKGYKSDEPFQTYHARMHNARVAEGEENQDSN; from the coding sequence ATGAGATTGGCTGCAATCGCACTCACGGCGCTTCTGGCGCTGCCCTTCGCCGGCCACGCGGCGGAACTGGGGGATGACGGCCTGCACAAGGCAGACTGGATGCAGGACACGTTCAAGGATCTGCCCGAGGACCTCGCCGAGGCCACGGCTGACGGCAAGCGGCTTCTGGTCATGGTCGAGCAGCGCGGCTGCATCTACTGCAGCAAGATGCATGCCGAGGTCTATCCGGTGCCCGAGATCGACGCGATGCTGAGGGATGACTATTTCGTCGTGCAGATCAACATGTTCGGCGATATCGAGGTCACCGATTTCGACGGCGAGGTGATGACCGAGAAGCAGCTTGTCCGGAAGTGGGGCCTGCTCTTCACCCCGACGCTGGTGTTCTTTCCGGAAGAGGTCGCACAGCCCGCGCCCGGCAGCGAGTTGGCCGTCGCGCAGATACCGGGGGCCTTCGGTGCCAGCACCACACGGGACCTTTTGACCTGGGTGCTGGAAAAGGGCTACAAAAGCGACGAACCGTTCCAGACGTATCACGCCCGCATGCACAATGCGCGTGTCGCGGAAGGTGAAGAGAACCAGGACAGCAATTAA
- a CDS encoding heme-binding protein gives MTQRFLCGLTLSGLLATGPAFAADDDAFVEFRVLKPEVALELAQAAMAHCQEAGYQVGVSVVDRFGQPQVFIRDRYAGMHVFETSRRKAWTAVSFRTSTSALDAATAPGEISQGIRQLSEALALGGGLMIEGGGTILGGVGVSGAPSPELDEDCAEAGIAAVEVKIAF, from the coding sequence ATGACACAGCGATTTCTCTGCGGGCTGACCCTGTCGGGACTGCTGGCGACGGGGCCCGCATTCGCGGCCGACGACGACGCATTCGTCGAGTTCAGGGTCCTCAAGCCCGAGGTGGCGCTCGAGCTGGCACAGGCCGCGATGGCCCATTGCCAGGAGGCGGGTTACCAGGTGGGCGTCAGCGTGGTCGACCGCTTCGGCCAGCCTCAGGTATTCATCCGCGACCGCTATGCCGGGATGCATGTGTTCGAGACGTCTCGGCGCAAGGCATGGACCGCCGTCAGCTTCCGCACCTCGACGAGCGCGCTCGATGCGGCGACCGCACCCGGCGAAATCTCCCAGGGCATCCGGCAGCTCTCGGAGGCGCTGGCGCTCGGCGGTGGCCTGATGATCGAGGGCGGCGGGACGATCCTTGGCGGCGTCGGCGTCTCCGGCGCGCCTTCTCCCGAGCTCGACGAGGACTGCGCCGAAGCCGGCATCGCGGCCGTCGAGGTGAAGATCGCATTCTAG
- the soxZ gene encoding thiosulfate oxidation carrier complex protein SoxZ, which translates to MAEGVKPRVKVPSSASAGETITIKTLISHTMESGQRKDDDGNVIPRSIINRFVVDFNGENVIDVVIAPAVSTNPYFEFDAKVPESGEFTFTWYDDDGDVYTDKKSIEVG; encoded by the coding sequence ATGGCAGAAGGTGTGAAGCCCCGCGTCAAGGTGCCGAGTTCGGCATCGGCGGGCGAAACGATCACGATCAAGACCCTGATCAGCCACACGATGGAGTCCGGCCAGCGCAAGGACGACGACGGCAACGTGATCCCGCGTTCGATCATCAACCGCTTCGTCGTCGATTTCAACGGCGAGAACGTGATCGACGTCGTCATCGCGCCGGCGGTCTCGACCAACCCGTACTTCGAGTTCGATGCCAAGGTGCCCGAGAGCGGCGAGTTCACCTTCACCTGGTACGATGACGACGGCGATGTGTATACGGACAAGAAGTCGATCGAGGTCGGCTGA
- a CDS encoding ArsR/SmtB family transcription factor → MALPVFTEDISEDELDRMVSNAKTASDFLKAISHESRLLILCHLVSGEKSVTELERLLSARQAAVSQQLSRLRLEGLVTPRREGKTIYYRLTDDRSRKILEVVYELFCKS, encoded by the coding sequence ATGGCATTACCGGTGTTCACCGAGGACATCTCCGAGGACGAGCTGGACCGCATGGTGTCCAACGCCAAGACCGCCTCCGATTTCCTGAAGGCGATCAGCCACGAAAGCAGGCTTCTGATCCTGTGCCACCTGGTCTCGGGCGAGAAGTCCGTGACCGAGCTGGAAAGGCTGCTTTCCGCGCGGCAGGCGGCGGTCTCGCAGCAGCTTTCACGGCTGCGCCTCGAGGGGCTGGTCACACCTCGGCGGGAGGGCAAGACGATATACTACAGGCTGACCGATGACAGGTCGAGGAAGATACTGGAAGTCGTCTACGAACTGTTCTGCAAGAGCTAG
- the soxA gene encoding sulfur oxidation c-type cytochrome SoxA: MRSTVLFCAAGLLALSAGTVFADPDDSELVINGDLEIVTETEAPAHVEAFDKIYSGWRFRTPETQALEMDDFDNPAFVLLEKAVETYDTAEGSEGKSCASCHGDVETFAGLATTLPKVGEDGKLHTMEDLINACRTERMGADEWKWSGEPMQTMVGLITSHSRGMPVNVAIDGAAEPFWNEGKEMYYTRYGQLELSCANCHEDNWGRMIRADHLSQGQSTAFPVYRLKQAALVSKHNRFRGCIRDTRAETFAEGSDEFRALELYVASRGNGLSIEGPGVRQ, from the coding sequence ATGAGAAGTACGGTTCTTTTCTGCGCGGCGGGACTGCTCGCATTGTCCGCGGGGACGGTGTTCGCCGATCCCGACGACAGCGAACTGGTGATCAACGGCGACCTGGAGATCGTGACCGAGACGGAGGCCCCCGCTCATGTCGAGGCCTTCGACAAGATCTATTCGGGCTGGCGGTTCCGGACGCCCGAGACACAGGCGCTCGAGATGGACGATTTCGACAATCCGGCCTTCGTGCTGCTGGAAAAGGCGGTCGAAACCTATGACACCGCGGAGGGGTCCGAGGGCAAGAGTTGCGCTTCCTGCCACGGCGACGTTGAAACCTTCGCCGGGCTTGCCACGACGCTCCCGAAGGTGGGCGAGGACGGCAAGCTTCACACGATGGAAGATCTGATCAACGCTTGCCGCACCGAGCGCATGGGCGCCGACGAATGGAAGTGGTCGGGCGAACCCATGCAGACCATGGTGGGCCTGATCACGTCGCACTCACGCGGGATGCCCGTCAATGTGGCCATCGACGGCGCGGCAGAGCCCTTCTGGAACGAGGGCAAGGAGATGTATTATACCCGCTACGGGCAGCTCGAACTCTCTTGCGCCAATTGTCACGAGGACAACTGGGGCCGGATGATCCGTGCTGATCACCTGAGCCAGGGTCAGAGCACCGCCTTCCCGGTATACCGCCTGAAGCAGGCGGCGCTGGTATCGAAGCACAACCGCTTCAGGGGCTGCATCCGCGACACGCGCGCAGAGACCTTCGCTGAGGGATCCGACGAATTCCGAGCGCTCGAGCTCTATGTCGCCTCGCGCGGCAACGGACTGTCGATCGAGGGCCCCGGCGTCCGCCAGTAA
- the soxX gene encoding sulfur oxidation c-type cytochrome SoxX, whose protein sequence is MRLSILVAATLLAGTSGLADVIAPGEVVFEDGAVSGSLSGQPGDVENGRALMDKGSGNCIACHSVTALSDLQFHGEIGPVLDGAGDRWSEAELRGIVANAKMMFPGTMMPSFYRVSDYIRPGAEFTGKAIDPAEITPLLTAQEVEDVVAYLKTLKE, encoded by the coding sequence ATGAGGCTTTCGATTCTTGTAGCTGCGACGCTCCTTGCGGGGACCTCGGGGCTGGCCGATGTGATCGCTCCAGGTGAGGTCGTCTTCGAGGACGGCGCCGTGTCCGGGTCGTTGTCGGGACAGCCGGGCGATGTCGAGAACGGCAGGGCCCTGATGGACAAGGGGTCGGGCAACTGCATCGCTTGCCATTCGGTGACGGCGCTGTCGGACCTGCAGTTCCACGGCGAGATCGGGCCGGTGCTCGACGGGGCCGGGGACCGCTGGAGCGAAGCGGAATTGCGCGGGATCGTCGCGAATGCGAAGATGATGTTTCCCGGCACGATGATGCCCTCGTTCTACAGGGTGTCGGATTACATCCGTCCCGGCGCGGAATTCACCGGCAAGGCCATCGACCCGGCCGAGATAACGCCTCTGCTGACAGCGCAGGAGGTCGAGGACGTGGTGGCCTATCTGAAGACACTGAAAGAGTGA
- a CDS encoding phasin family protein produces MDGIVGEPAETGTASSGAPETLELLGASFLNDLLIEGTRFLAERLQEDMNMQREALACRDPTRLLALQFAYWQTAAAQYGAQAVRLSELANRHVAEIRAQRRPRGGRRCDDFPI; encoded by the coding sequence ATGGACGGAATTGTGGGAGAGCCCGCGGAAACCGGCACAGCATCGTCTGGCGCACCTGAAACGCTTGAGTTGCTGGGAGCGTCGTTCCTGAACGACTTGCTCATCGAAGGCACGCGCTTCCTTGCGGAGCGGCTTCAGGAGGACATGAACATGCAGCGGGAGGCGCTGGCCTGCCGCGACCCGACCCGGCTGTTGGCGCTTCAGTTCGCCTATTGGCAGACGGCGGCGGCGCAATATGGCGCACAGGCCGTGCGCCTGTCCGAACTGGCAAACCGCCACGTGGCCGAGATCAGAGCGCAGCGCAGGCCGCGCGGCGGGCGCCGCTGCGACGATTTCCCGATCTAG